The stretch of DNA ctctttctttctttttgagattttatttaaaatatatgttataatttgatttgaaagataaattttaaaatttaaatcttacaaattaaattatgtcacatGATGATGTGCGGtgtaaaaactttcaaatagttctattaatttatttatgttggaTATCATGTCAACCTACAACTACAAGGCTTCACAATTgcccattttatttcttttttattttttaatctccaTAGGTgtattattatacattttttatttttctaaaacaacattcattcatttatttctcTCAAATTGTAGTTATGGgttatgagttttgctacataaCTTCTACCACACTCCACACTTCACACTTCAcattccatatttttttaaatttttaaatttttaatttttttttagtttatttttttaaaattatttcaaattttttattcattatttatataataaatatttgataaaagaaaaaaaaaattaaaaaaaaatatagagtataGAGTATGAAGAGGTTGCAAAAATTTATTCATGGGCTATAATGTTGCGTCTGTCACCCCCTCCATGATGGATTGCAAGACTATGTAGGGCCACCTCTTATCCACTCAATCAACTCCCAAGCAAGAGCGGGGTTTGCTTCTGTTTTTCGCCttgcttttctatttttttttttgttaattatatgcaattttgggtttacataatatatttattttttaaatattttaaattgaattattctactcttcatttctaaatcatacacaaaaaataaaaataataaaataataaataaaatttttcttttgaatttaaaatcGGTGGTTTTTACGTGAGCCGTTCTTTATGTAATTATTAATGATATTTCATTGTTTTATAattccaaatgaaaaaaaaaaaaaaaaaattcttgaattcatttaagtttaaaaatctaataataggtaaactctctctctctctctcaagtttcTTCCTTTTGTGCTATGtattagaaagaaaagaaatccaagGGGAGGAGGCATCTCAGGAAAAAGGGAATAGCAGGCTAGCAGCAGACATAGAGAGGCGAGGAGGAAAAGTTGAGGAGGAGGTCCACAAtattgcctttttctttttttcatttaaaagatTGCAACTTTTTACGGAGGCGAGACAGGAAATAGGCGCTTTCCCATTCTTGAAAATGAATTCCCTCTTTCTTTAGCCAGGCAATCTCAACTGTGTTTAGCGAGAGATAGAGACAGATAGAGGACGGGGTCttcgtgaagaagaagaagaagaagaagaagaaagagatgacGGAGGTGATAGTGCACATATACGACGTCACTAATAGTGGATCGGACAAGACCAATAACACCATTCTTCACATCAACAAGATCTTCAAAGACGGTATTGGCCTCGGTGGTATTTTCCACAGCGCTGtccaggtctctctctctctctctctctctctctctctctcgctctctctctccatatatatgtatgcatgcatttgTCGGTTGGTATGTCATTTAGTGCCGTGACGACAGATTAAGCTCTTGGGGTTTCATTTGGGTTCTTGAAAATTTTACTTTTGGGGGAAATATTGCTGgagcatattttattttgttggcaTTTGCTAAAACCCATAATTCCATTTATCTCTTTATGTGCCTATAGCGTCGTAAGATCTATGTAGATTGATTGATTTAGCAGCGATCTAAGCCATAAGATTTGGGTTTTACAACCCtattgatgaaatttttttgtgggGTGGGGGTATACCACCCAAATGAGGAGCCAATTTTTAAATCATAGAAAGAAAGGTAGAGAGACGAGGCCAGTGGCTACGCAAAATAACCTCGAGCTACTCAAACCCATAAACACGTTCTCAAAAATCCTCCAGTGCTTTTCGGTCGAAATACTTGCTTCAAAATAGTCTCACTgatgaacccaaaaaaaaaaaaaaaacttgcatttGAGTAAAGAAATGCAGTTGTACGCCTTTATTTGATTGTGAAGGTATCTTTGAAGGCCCTTACATATGGCCTACATCAGGTTATGCTATGTTAATATCTCCGAGATGTTGTATTTCCACATTTCATTGGCATCGACACTCTTTTTCTCTTGTGAAAATGTTTCACCTTACGCTTTTTTATTCCTTTCCCtttttagaattattggaaCATGCTTTCATTGGGTATATGTTATCCCCTATGTATTTTTACCATATTAAGCTTTGGGTTGTGTTTATTAGTTATGATCACTAGAGCGCTTGTAGAGGTAATTGGATTTTTTATGCTATATGTATATAACAGGTTTATGGAGAGGACGAATGGTCATTTGGTTTCTGCGAACAAGGAACTGGTGTTTTCAGTTGCCCTTCTGGGAAGAATCCAATGTACACTTATCGTGAATGCATTGTTCTTGGACAAACAAGCTTTTCAATCTTCAAGGTAAATCAGATCTTAAGGGAACTTAGTAGAGAGTGGCCTGGGAGTTCATATGACTTGTTGTCAAAAAACTGTAATCACTTCTGTGATGAGTTCTGCGAGAGACTTGGAGTGCCAAAACTTCCAGGTAAAAATGTAATCTAGGTTCATGATGTATATACTAGCTGTTCTTGAGCTTGAATGTTTATGCTGTGATACTTTAGGTTTTGGTTATTAGTAGTTTGTTGGACTTGTATCTACTGCTCCTTTGACATATTTGAAGCAATTTTCTTACTCCTTTAGAATGCAAATGCTGAATAGCCAGGTTATGGTGGAATCAAATCTGTCAAtaaaagagaagatgaagaaagtgTGTTTTGATGACCTACTTTCATCTGGTGActtaatatattgatatgctCCTTGTTTAACTCTTTGCTGGGTCTTAGTTAGCATACGGAGGAGGAGGGATGTAGATTGCATATCTTTTGACCATTGTGAATGAGAAATTCTTCTTGACATGGGCATATTTGGTGTTGAGGCTGTAAATGTGATACCCTTCTTGAGAACTCTTTGTTTATCACATCAAATTGGTCCCCAAAAACGCCTCCATGGTTTAAGGAATGGAGATTATCTATTTCTACCCCGCATATACTACTGTTGATAGATATGTTACGGAAatacacaaaataatttttattcctAGAATACCCATCCACGAGTTCTTGGtttacaagaaaacaaaattaatcaaatcagACAGTCAACCTTACTATAGATGCATTCTCAGAGGAAGAAAAGTGGGTAAGGGTTGACAGTATTATAACTTTGTTTAAACTTCTCTTACCAAATAGGTTTTTgcaatgagtaatgctatatactgCACCATTATCCCACTTTCCTCTCTTTGTAAATGTGACACTTTTCATCACCATTggataattgaaaaaaaatattcaaaggtTGGAGGGCCTTGCCACCTCATAATCATGGGATAAGATGCGATGATAGTGTGGCATGTAAAATTTTCCTTCTGCAATTCCTGTTTCATGGTACAAGATTAACTAGATTTGGAAGAACAGCCCTGGAtcaaaattgaatatataatttgtaaatggGGAAGAAATTGTAATTTCAATAGAGTTAGGTGTCGTTCTCTGTTCCTGAGAAGGAAATTCATGAATCTCTCTTCGTATTTTTATGCAGTGTCATTGCCCAGTTGGTTATCTATATTGGCCCATAGGATGGGC from Juglans microcarpa x Juglans regia isolate MS1-56 chromosome 3S, Jm3101_v1.0, whole genome shotgun sequence encodes:
- the LOC121257648 gene encoding deSI-like protein At4g17486, coding for MTEVIVHIYDVTNSGSDKTNNTILHINKIFKDGIGLGGIFHSAVQVYGEDEWSFGFCEQGTGVFSCPSGKNPMYTYRECIVLGQTSFSIFKVNQILRELSREWPGSSYDLLSKNCNHFCDEFCERLGVPKLPGWVNRFANAGDTAMEVAGNTAIRFRQAKTEIVSASKVAYRFLAGVANNATGSSESIGNSNRGTPRFQATWFKNLITTGAKPSSSSEIENQDVDGGRQPQQQGAGPPLRHNSQPWHDM